A region of Streptomyces sp. TG1A-60 DNA encodes the following proteins:
- a CDS encoding integrase core domain-containing protein: protein MGLWQRDRDQRPPLPGELVHHSDAGSQYTSFAPAEHLEKAGIAASIGSVGDAYDNALMESTIGLLETEVIKPQRPWRSLAQVELATAEWADWYNHTRLHEIGTRFWPDRATARAGIFDFIEAFYNRRRLRKHVRWGYLTPHETRLRYQQDQALAA from the coding sequence ATGGGACTGTGGCAACGCGACCGTGACCAACGCCCGCCCCTGCCGGGGGAGTTGGTCCACCACTCGGACGCGGGCTCGCAATATACGTCCTTTGCGCCGGCCGAGCACTTGGAGAAGGCCGGCATCGCCGCCTCGATCGGATCGGTCGGCGACGCGTATGACAACGCGCTGATGGAGTCCACGATCGGCCTCCTCGAAACCGAGGTGATCAAGCCGCAGAGGCCCTGGCGATCCCTCGCCCAGGTCGAGCTGGCCACTGCCGAATGGGCCGACTGGTACAACCACACCCGGCTCCACGAGATCGGCACCCGCTTCTGGCCCGACCGCGCGACCGCCCGCGCCGGCATCTTCGACTTCATCGAGGCCTTCTACAACAGACGCCGCCTGCGCAAGCACGTCCGCTGGGGCTACCTCACACCCCACGAGACACGCCTGCGCTACCAGCAGGACCAGGCCCTCGCGGCGTAA